CAAATTGATGGCTTTAATATGAATGATGCAATTGGCTCGGTTCCGTTTTTTATAAATAATGTGGATTGGGAAAAAATATGCACCAGCCTGCCAGTTAATTTAAATGCACCATCTGGATTTTGCTCCTATTTATGGTCTAATGGTAATACTACATCCTCTACTGTAGTATATGTTCCAGGTACTTATACAGTTACAGTAACATATGGGTGCAATAGTACTTTTACGTCTTCGGTTATTGTTGCTAACTTTCCTCCAATTAGTTTAAATGTTACTAGCACAAAGTCTTGCTCAGGTCAAGCTACTGGTAGTTTAACTGCAAATGCAACAGGAACTGGCCAGTTACAATATTTATGGAGTAATGGAGCAACAACTTCTACAATAACAGGGCTACCGGCAGGAGTTTATTCTGTTCTTGTAACAGATTTTAATGGTTGTAAAATGGGGCAATCGGTTGTAGTAGGAAGTTTTCCAAATTTTTCAATTGTGCCTTCGTCTATCGCTGATTGCTCAGGAAGTGGAGGCATTATACAATTAAACATGGATAATTTAGGTACATACACATTCCTTTGGAGCAACGGACAAACCACCAATCCAATAACATCCTTATCAGCAGGAACATATACATGTACCGTTACAGATATTAATGGTTGTACTAAAACAATTTCAACCGTAATTTATGACTTATCGGAAGCCAATCCAATTATTTCTGGGTCAAGTTATACAGGCTGTGATGAATCTGCTGGCGGCTTACAAATCATTGACCTCACTATAGACAATTATGTAAATGACCCCAACTATGTATATACATGGTCAATAAGTGGTGGGCCAACCTTAACAGCAAATGGTGGCACAGCTACAGTGGTATGTACCAATGGCATCGGAGGCACGGTTACAGTTACATTAAGTGCATACGGTTGCGATTATACCTCTTATTATTACATACAAGATTGCTGCGAACCACTACCTGCGGAAATTGGAACTGAATTAATCATAACCGATGTCAATTCATCCTCATTAGCTTTTGGCAATGTCACTCAACTTGGCCCTGTTTATATTAATGGTACGTTTACCGTTGACAATAGTTTTAGTTTTACATCCTGCCCATTAATTAAAATGGCTCCGGCAGCACGCATTGTAGTTACCAACCAAGGATACCTGAATATTAATAATTGCACAATGCTTGCCGGTTGCGAAAAAATGTGGTATGGAATAATTGGACAACACGGCTCGCAAGTTGTAGTTGTAAACAGCACCGTTCAAGATGCACAATATGCAGTTCAAATGTTGGACTTTTGTAATATTACACTAAAAAACAACGAATTTCAAAATAACTTTGTATCCTTGTATGCAGCACCAAACAATAGCATGATAACTGTGAATGCCACAGTAACAAGTAATACTTTTGAAGCAGGGGCAACTCCATTGATAGCACCTTATCTTGGGCAAAGCCCGGCATTGGGGGCTAAGCCATTTGCAGGCGTATTGGTGAATGAGGTTGCCTACATCGCTGTTGGCAGCATAGGCAGCCCTACCACAGGTTTTAATAATTTTAACTTAATGAGTAACGGGATACTATCATACAATAGTAATATAACCAGCGTGCACAACCGCTTTCAGGATATTAGACGCGATGCTGCTTATGATGTACTTACAACAGGTACGCCATTTAATCATAATGCAACAGGAGTTTTTGCAACCGGCTTAGGAAGCAGCGCCTTTATATATGGAGATAATAATCAAAATAGCATGGACTTTTATAATTGCAACAGGGCCGTATATGTAAACGAATTGCAAGCAGATGTGTATGGCTTGCATATGACAGGCACCGGTTTTAATAGGTTTGGTGTGGCAGCGTCTAACTATTTTCATGCTCAATGTAACATTTATGACAATAATATGGATATAAGTGTAATTGGTATTAATGCGCTGGAATGCTATCAAAGCCTTAAAGCATACAACAATAACATTACGATGAATAATTTGCTAAATAATAATGCCATGCGCACGGGTATATTTATTCGTAATTTTAGTAACGTATTAGGCACATCTATTGAATTAGACGATAATACAGTATACATGAACGATGCCCGCAGAGGAATTTGGTTGCAAAATATACAAGGGGCATGGGTGCATGAGAATGAGGTACATATGTTGTTCCCAACATTTTACCACTCAAGTGGCGTGCTTGACTATGGTGTATTAGTTGAAAACAGCCCTCGCTGCATTATTGATTGTAACACGGTGCAAGGCAACACCTACCAAGGCGACCCGGGTGCGGCCCCACAAAATAAGCTGCAACCACAGCGACAATACCGATGTAGGTTTTAACTTTACAGGTGCCTGCCAAAATACTGATTTTAAAGGCAACCAAATTGACAGGCATTGGGCGGGGTTGAGGCTGGCATCTTCTATTTTTGGCCAGCAACATGATAAAGGAAATTTGTGGCATCTTACACATGTGTATCCTAAGTTTGGGGCTTGGCTGGATGGGGCGCCTGGCATATTTAATCTAATATTTACGCCAACAGGATTGCCTTATACTCCGAGTAATAATGGGGGTGTTGGTTTATTTGCTTGGTTTCAACCACCCAGCAATACACCATTTAGTTGTTCAACTTTTTACTGTGCATCTCCATTTCGTATTGGAAATGATAGCAACATTATTAATGAAGATGAATTGCGAGCAATACATGGAGATACGGTTGTTACCGAATTTAATCCACAAGTGAGTGATGATACTAAGAAAAGACTTTTTGAAAAATTACTTAGTAATCCTACTTTACAAAATGCAAATGGCGATGTAGCACAATACTTTTTAGATGCACAAAATAGTGACATAGGAACTGCAAACGCTGTAAAAAATAAAACAAGTGAAGTAGGTGAATTAATTTACAGCAATGAGATTTTAATTAATCCGCTTGCTAATGCACAAATTGCATTGTTGTTGCAGCTGAGAACAAATGATAGTATAATTAATTCTACAACTGATAGCTTACTTCAATTAATTTTGGTGGTGCAAAATAAGAATCTAAGTAAAGCCCTTGACAGTTTAAAAACGCAAATTGAAACAATAATTATTGGGCAGCAAATTGTAGAAAACCAAAAGTATGATGAAGCAAAAATTTTAAATAATAATATGATGGCCCAAGAAATTTTCGACTACAATGCAAGTATGTTAAATGATATTTATTTATCTCACATTGCAAAAAACCATTTTCAATTAAGCACAACACAAATTATTGAAGTCGCGAGCATTGCAAACATGTGTCCACTAATTGGTGGCCCTGCAGTGTATTTGGCGCGCCCTATTGCAGAGTTGTATAATGAGAGTATTGTTTACAACGACCAAGCGGTTTGCTTGAGCCAAGGTGTAAATATGAAATTAGCGAATAACAATAACACAGAAGCACAAAGCGAAAACAGCCAAGTTAAAGTATATCCAGTACCAAGTAATGAAGTTGTAAATTTTGATTTTGGAAATATCCAATTTAGCATGCTCTTGATATTTGATAGTTTTGGTAAGCAAATACAAGAGATAAAATTAAATGCAAAGCAGCAATACATTTTAAATACAAACTTGTATGCAAACGGAATATATCGTTATAAATTGATAAACGATAATGATGAATACTTGGGTAAAATTGTGATTTTAAAATAAATATTAAAAAGGGAAACTGATAGCACAGTTTCCCTTATATTTTTATATATAGCAATGAAAAAAATTATTTTATTTTTATTTTTAAGTTTTTCTTCTTCAGCAATAGTGGCCCAAAAGTATTTGAATAATCTTACTTTTGATGGAAATCAATATTGGAATAATGATTCTAATTTTGTATTAACTGATTATAAAACAGGCACACCTGTTTATCAATACATTGATTCATCAGATTTGCTAATGAGTCGCTTTGCAGCTTTTATAGCTGATAGTACAGGTCAATTAATTTTTTATACGAATGGGTGTAGTATTGGAAATAAAGATTTTGACATGATAACTGGAACTGACACTTTAGATTATACTAGCATTAGCATTAGTTGCCCTTATGGTCAACATGGAATAAATAGTGGCTTTTTCTTAAATTCATTATCAGATACAAATGAAATATTATTATTTCATAATGATTTTCAGGGCAATTATTCATTTTCAAACTGGGTTTTTGGAACTAGTTACAATACTTGGTTTACCGTGTTAGATAAAACAATGAACAATGGATTGGGCGGTTTGGTGTCAAGAAACAATTTATTTTACAATGCCGAAATATGCAGAGATGGCATACAAGCGGTTAAACATGCAAATGGCAGGGACTATTGGATAGTGCTTCAAGATTTTGATACAAGTAATTTCATTACTTTTTTATATACTCCCATAGGCTTTTATGGGCCTTATT
This portion of the Bacteroidota bacterium genome encodes:
- a CDS encoding T9SS type A sorting domain-containing protein, which codes for MSDDTKKRLFEKLLSNPTLQNANGDVAQYFLDAQNSDIGTANAVKNKTSEVGELIYSNEILINPLANAQIALLLQLRTNDSIINSTTDSLLQLILVVQNKNLSKALDSLKTQIETIIIGQQIVENQKYDEAKILNNNMMAQEIFDYNASMLNDIYLSHIAKNHFQLSTTQIIEVASIANMCPLIGGPAVYLARPIAELYNESIVYNDQAVCLSQGVNMKLANNNNTEAQSENSQVKVYPVPSNEVVNFDFGNIQFSMLLIFDSFGKQIQEIKLNAKQQYILNTNLYANGIYRYKLINDNDEYLGKIVILK